In Silene latifolia isolate original U9 population chromosome 3, ASM4854445v1, whole genome shotgun sequence, a single window of DNA contains:
- the LOC141649476 gene encoding uncharacterized protein LOC141649476, with protein MVFVRGDVPSATTAAQALADFGQVSGSLANVDKTNIYFGGVPDQVKQTIMANTGYTEGVLPFKYLDLSLHDSKLTVSMYEELLCKLRNSVQHWTTKLLSYAGRLQPLNSIFFGLENYWTSTILLPRTIIKILNQCCRDYLWNVHDNTHKIYMKS; from the coding sequence ATGGTGTTTGTGAGAGGAGATGTGCCCTCTGCTACTACTGCTGCTCAAGCTCTGGCTGATTTTGGTCAGGTTTCAGGTTCACTTGCAAATGTAGATAAAACCAATATTTACTTTGGGGGTGTTCCTGATCAAGTTAAACAAACAATTATGGCTAATACTGGTTATACAGAGGGGGTGCTCCCGTTCAAATACCTTGATCTGTCTTTGCATGACAGCAAGCTTACTGTCTCCATGTATGAGGAACTTCTTTGCAAATTAAGGAACTCAGTTCAGCACTGGACTACAAAGCTGCTCTCCTACGCTGGCAGACTTCAACCGTTGAACTCCATCTTCTTTGGGTTGGAGAACTACTGGACTTCAACTATTCTTTTGCCTAGGACCATCATTAAAATCTTGAATCAATGTTGTAGGGACTATCTTTGGAATGTACATGATAATACTCACAAGATTTATATGAAGAGTTGA